One segment of Drosophila ananassae strain 14024-0371.13 chromosome 3R, ASM1763931v2, whole genome shotgun sequence DNA contains the following:
- the LOC6497939 gene encoding kinesin-like protein KIN-7I isoform X2, translating to MSAKGSRSIQVAIKVRPCEPGLSRLWLVKEGRSIQLTDSHAEPCVFDYVFDEGASNQEVFDRMAKHIVHACMQGFNGTIFAYGQTSSGKTYTMMGDNKNPGVMVLAAKEIFRQISEEKDRDFLLRVGYIEIYNEKIYDLLDKKNQDLKIHELGNGMVNVNCEECIITCEDDLLRLLSMGNKERTVGETNMNERSSRSHAIFRIIIESRKSDRAEDDAVNQSVLNLVDLAGSERADQTGATGARLKEGGHINKSLLFLSNVIKNLAERESESGAEQSSNKFISFRDSKLTRILQASLGGNAFTSIICTIKPSILEESQSTLSFAMRAKKIKTKPQLNEMVSDATMMKRLEREIKDLKDRLAEEERKNESQLKVQELERCIKRDMLKIISSTSLSDKRLQKRRRTWCPGPEKNAEAQQETGAGLAESSHLPPLSKLSHLPKPTFFPTSHISGRLDKAPKTINILQSLALGANESRIDEEFLPADCIDFDAVPPAVQKAKLHSMLLPLTPVASEMKGATCEALQTEVSALKTDNLEASDKIKGYEEQLKAMKETMARLEVENRDAVTLEFQFKSQKERSAQREKDLLSALSEKDAAIEDLKKSLDEMTLDLRNSKEDFMRSMCQPAESQVCHKCDELEETLLRSSNFEKQCQQLEADNKRLQAEMDSLKENFEVAQRQLTEFSKLESLAADCKAENESLKKQITELQASYDEIQREYDCLSNQLMESVQENDALREELKLRPLSGMESMKSSGVGMESSVYEPDLSGEFARISESVHQIEVQLNSGSSRIFRAMKLENKQDQGLHRLKLCMESAKYVEDVGSPTDSADSTVLKGLIKQHRFQIIRSSEELVEERSAEVERLLAIISQLQDEIKEKNDLLKDELMNINEMREQITTLESALLEKSVIVNKVEDYQRQIECLEKQNAEISLVCEELQEKALRDSTLCESILRADDTLPMPAQLESEEVTALKESLEELKAKVIQFQGELDNQLKQLQLKNENIEQLQAEIQELNERCLSMDVRQVELQLESDQKQQQLDRQALKLAEDRTLIDKLQESNANLLDRSIKAEKSVAELQERLSASDSLQDQGIIGAELEKELNELREQLLKTREDLKSKSEQINDLQLEYLQKLETCESENRANFRRYNLEWEESRDKYESTVATLKEQLEQTEQALAEMNDNYQTEKGIKGDLEIKLQEAELQQKQMAERNNAELERIRGILQQRSEEQAQVDVIHAMELETIRTALKEQRTKAEEDREKQVAEVEDMRSTLTEVVAERNEKYEKILELEKLKKEQDVAVDLLKKEVRELEKSQKLVEQLQTQLKAREEDNSDRVIAELQEKNQTQSIELESLMKEKEALILKLEDAVAQEASTSQCLQEVQLEVESLVKEKESQKSEMEEKIKTLKAKISDLEKSLQKAQEKDIEQKELLNRYEDLIVSFDASQEAGAVMEETVDNLKSQLEVAQEEVTRRDLDVESLRKELEFALQARESICSEKESLLKQLQELENEMTNQANKFQKEVSDLEGSVGELNLKMKSLQEQKDELEAGNEEMKVKLKNSQNLQFQLEEERKIIVQLQESCLELEKQLQAKDAEFSSKSDEFSREMEVKQQTINELGQQCEKLRAETETKSILESQIAEERKLVTQLKESHMQLEEQLRAKEADISHRSKEISQEMEQGRRSLGELTQEYQKLRLELETKTSTFEKEKEKMDLNLTKLSKENKEMVVKLRSLEETNNANIKLVNDLKTRIADNESIRESFSMELEVAKKKLLEMNQSAQVLTSETEKLRSALKTKESSFRSEKDRMDGTISSLLEDKRNLEEKVCNLNEILKKLEAELAIVHASGLKANGSNLSFDSNASTGSVASTTAPVARKSLDRNTGAPLPRKSMSSELEIRRNRRISVHDENRRHSYWNDVRESSTMTDPVDSNCSCAELNSKLETCQRELFIRESQVTALNLELKHHPLKEENAQLKKRIMVEQEKARTEQRRLKQKIHDLTIKINDLSEKCGLSATGQAISAKPSVVSTQTQTESELEKVIEETTKKYQETVRLCRFRAGIIKDLEEKLKQNENVDTSNICSLTNGQISSLKAQCESQKKEMLTLREKYEAAKKVLQLRKDEILELRAKVSGQTAK from the exons ATGTCCGCGAAAGGATCTCGTTCCATCCAGGTGGCCATCAAAGTGCGTCCCTGCGAGCCAGGACTCTCGCGGCTCTGGCTGGTGAAGGAGGGACGCTCCATCCAGCTCACCGACAGCCATGCGGAGCCCTGTGTTTTTG ATTATGTCTTCGATGAGGGTGCCAGCAACCAGGAGGTGTTCGATCGGATGGCTAAGCACATTGTCCACGCCTGCATGCAGGGATTCAACGGAACCATTTTCGCTTACGGTCAGACCTCATCGG GAAAAACCTATACCATGATGGGCGACAACAAAAACCCGGGGGTGATGGTGCTGGCCGCCAAAGAAATCTTCCGACAGATCTCCGAGGAGAAGGATCGCGACTTTCTGTTGCGAGTGGGCTATATTGAAATCTACAACGAGAAAATCTACGACCTGCTGGACAAGAAGAACCAGGACCTTAAGATACACGAATTGGGCAACGGAATGGTGAACGTGAACTGTGAGGAGTGCATCATAACATGCGAAGATGacctcctccgcctcctcAGCATGGGCAACAAAGAGCGCACCGTGGGCGAGACTAACATGAATGAGCGCTCCAGCCGATCGCATGCCATCTTCCGCATA ATCATCGAGTCGCGCAAGTCAGACCGCGCCGAAGACGATGCCGTGAATCAAAGTGTTCTGAACCTGGTGGATCTGGCTGGTTCTGAACGAGCTGACCAAACTGGTGCCACTGGGGCTAGGCTCAAGGAAGGAGGACACATCAACAAGAGCCTGCTCTTCCTCAGCAATGTCATCAAAAATCTGGCGGAACGGGAGAGTGAGAGCGGGGCTGAGCAGTCGAGTAACAAGTTCATCAGTTTCCGGGACTCCAAGCTCACACGCATCCTTCAAGCATCCCTGGGAGGCAATGCTTTCACTTCCATCATCTGTACCATCAAGCCCTCGATCCTGGAGGAGTCCCAGTCGACCCTTAGCTTCGCCATGCGGGCCAAGAAGATAAAGACCAAGCCCCAGCTGAACGAGATGGTGTCGGATGCAACGATGATGAAACGCCTCGAACGCGAAATAAAGGATTTGAAAGATCGGCTTGCCGAGGAGGAGCGCAAGAATGAGAGCCAACTGAAAGTGCAGGAGCTGGAGCGCTGCATAAAGCGGGATATGCTCAAGATTATCTCCAGCACATCCCTTAGCGACAAGCGGCTTCAGAAACGTCGGCGTACCTGGTGTCCCGGGCCGGAAAAAAATGCTGAAGCCCAACAGGAGACGGGTGCTGGTCTGGCAGAGAGCTCCCACCTTCCTCCCCTTTCGAAGCTCTCTCATCTACCGAAGCCCACGTTTTTCCCCACTTCCCATATTTCCGGTCGACTGGACAAGGCTCCAAAGACGATCAATATCCTGCAATCGTTGGCCTTGGGCGCCAATGAGAGTAGAATCGACGAGGAGTTCCTTCCCGCAGACTGCATCGACTTTGACGCAGTTCCACCGGCTGTCCAGAAAGCGAAGTTGCACAGCATGCTGCTACCTTTGACCCCTGTCGCAAGTGAGATGAAAGGCGCAAC ATGCGAGGCCCTGCAGACTGAGGTCAGCGCTCTGAAGACGGATAATCTGGAAGCGAGCGACAAGATCAAGGGTTACGAGGAGCAACTAAAAGCTATGAAGGAAACAATGGCCAGATTGGAGGTGGAAAACCGTGATGCAGTCACTCTCGAATTCCAGTTCAAGTCGCAAAAGGAAAGATCCGCCCAGCGGGAAAAGGACCTGCTGTCAGCCCTCTCAGAAAAGGACGCGGCCATAGAGGATCTTAAAAAGTCTCTTGACGAAATGACTCTGGATCTTCGCAATAGCAAGGAAGATTTCATGCGCTCCATGTGCCAACCAGCAGAGTCTCAGGTCTGCCACAAGTGCGATGAGCTTGAAGAGACCCTACTTAGGTCGAGCAACTTCGAGAAGCAATGTCAGCAACTCGAGGCCGACAACAAGCGACTCCAGGCGGAGATGGATAGTTTGAAAGAGAATTTCGAGGTGGCCCAGAGGCAGCTAACTGAATTTTCAAAGTTAGAATCGCTGGCAGCTGACTGCAAGGCGGAGAATGAGTCTCTCAAGAAACAAATCACGGAGCTGCAGGCGAGCTATGATGAGATCCAGCGGGAATATGACTGCCTCTCCAATCAGCTAATGGAAAGTGTCCAGGAGAACGATGCCTTGCGGGAAGAGCTTAAGCTTCGCCCATTAAGCGGAATGGAGTCGATGAAGAGCTCGGGAGTGGGCATGGAGAGCAGTGTATATGAGCCGGACCTTTCAGGAGAGTTTGCTAGAATTTCGGAATCTGTTCACCAAATAGAAGTGCAACTTAATTCTGGTTCTAGTCGCATTTTCCGAGCTATGAAACTGGAGAATAAGCAAGATCAGGGCCTGCACCGGCTTAAGCTTTGTATGGAGTCGGCGAAATACGTGGAGGATGTGGGTTCTCCAACGGATTCTGCCGACTCTACAGTTCTCAAGGGATTGATAAAACAGCACCGATTCCAAATCATTCGATCCAGCGAGGAGCTAGTGGAAGAAAGATCGGCGGAAGTGGAGCGACTCCTCGCGATAATTTCCCAGCTGCAGGATGagataaaagaaaagaatgaTCTGCTCAAGGACGAGTTGATGAATATTAACGAGATGCGAGAGCAGATTACTACCCTGGAGTCGGCTCTGCTCGAGAAGAGCGTCATCGTCAACAAGGTGGAGGACTATCAGCGACAGATTGAGTGTCTTGAGAAGCAGAATGCAGAGATCTCGCTGGTGTGCGAGGAACTGCAGGAGAAGGCTCTCAGGGACAGTACACTATGCGAGAGTATACTTCGAGCGGATGATACTCTTCCAATGCCAGCCCAACTGGAGTCCGAGGAAGTGACTGCTCTGAAAGAATCCCTCGAGGAGCTGAAGGCCAAGGTGATTCAGTTCCAGGGAGAGCTGGACAATCAACTGAAACAGTTGCAGCTGAAGAATGAGAACATCGAGCAGCTGCAGGCTGAGATCCAGGAGCTAAACGAACGATGCCTGTCTATGGACGTCAGGCAAGTGGAACTACAGTTGGAGTCCGaccagaagcagcagcaactcgATCGCCAAGCACTGAAGCTGGCCGAGGATAGAACTCTCATCGACAAGCTGCAGGAATCGAATGCAAATCTTCTGGACCGCAGTATCAAGGCAGAGAAATCGGTGGCGGAACTTCAAGAGCGCTTAAGTGCATCCGATAGCTTGCAAGATCAAGGCATTATCGGAGCAGAACTGGAGAAAGAACTAAACGAGTTACGGGAACAGCTTCTAAAAACAAGGGAAGACCTTAAATCCAAGTCGGAGCAGATTAATGATCTTCAGTTGGAATATTTGCAGAAGCTTGAAACCTGCGAGAGCGAGAACCGTGCCAACTTCCGCAGATACAACCTGGAGTGGGAGGAGAGTAGGGATAAGTACGAGAGCACCGTTGCCACATTAAAGGAGCAGCTGGAGCAGACTGAACAGGCACTTGCTGAAATGAATGACAACTACCAGACGGAAAAGGGTATCAAGGGTGACCTCGAAATAAAACTTCAAGAAGCTGAGTTGCAGCAGAAACAAATGGCTGAAAGAAACAATGCTGAGTTGGAGCGCATCAGAGGAATCCTACAGCAAAGAAGCGAAGAGCAAGCACAGGTGGACGTTATCCATGCCATGGAACTGGAGACTATTCGAACAGCGCTGAAGGAACAACGCACCAAAGCTGAAGAGGATCGGGAAAAGCAGGTGGCCGAGGTGGAAGACATGAGATCCACTTTGACGGAAGTGGTCGCTGAGAGGaatgaaaaatatgaaaaaattcTTGAACTGGAAAAATTGAAGAAGGAGCAGGACGTGGCTGTAGATCTTCTGAAAAAAGAAGTGCGGGAGTTGGAAAAGAGCCAGAAACTGGTGGAGCAACTGCAGACTCAATTAAAAGCTCGCGAAGAGGACAACAGCGACCGAGTAATAGCAGAGCTCCAGGAGAAGAATCAAACCCAGAGTATCGAGTTGGAGAGCCTTATgaaggagaaggaggcgcTGATCTTAAAGCTAGAAGATGCGGTCGCACAAGAAGCTTCAACTTCGCAGTGTCTCCAGGAGGTGCAGTTGGAAGTTGAATCTTTGGTAAAAGAGAAGGAGTCCCAAAAAAGTGAAAtggaagaaaaaataaaaactttaaaagccAAAATAAGTGACCTCGAAAAATCGCTCCAGAAGGCGCAGGAGAAGGATATTGAGCAGAAGGAGCTTCTTAATCGTTATGAGGACCTTATAGTATCCTTTGATGCGTCGCAAGAAGCTGGCGCTGTTATGGAGGAAACGGTGGATAACCTGAAGTCACAACTGGAGGTTGCCCAGGAGGAAGTGACCAGAAGAGATCTTGATGTCGAGTCCCTTCGCAAAGAACTAGAGTTTGCTCTGCAGGCGAGGGAATCTATCTGCTCAGAAAAAGAATCGCTTTTGAAGCAACTACAGGAATTGGAAAACGAGATGACCAACCAGGCTAACAAGTTCCAAAAAGAGGTATCTGATTTGGAAGGCTCAGTGGGCGAGCTCAACTTGAAGATGAAAAGCCTTCAAGAGCAGAAGGACGAACTGGAGGCTGGGAACGAGGAGATGAAAGTGAAACTAAAGAACTCCCAAAACTTGCAATTCCAGCTGGAAGAGGAAAGGAAAATAATTGTTCAGTTGCAAGAGTCCTGTCTAGAGCTTGAAAAGCAGCTTCAAGCTAAGGATGCCGAGTTTTCTTCAAAATCTGACGAGTTTTCGAGGGAAATGGAGGTCAAGCAGCAGACAATCAATGAACTTGGTCAGCAGTGCGAGAAACTAAGGGCAGAAACG GAAACAAAATCGATTTTGGAAAGCCAGATAGCAGAGGAGCGCAAGCTTGTTACCCAACTAAAAGAATCACACATGCAGCTTGAAGAGCAGTTGCGAGCCAAGGAGGCTGACATCAGCCACAGATCCAAGGAGATCAGTCAGGAAATGGAACAGGGTCGTCGGTCTCTTGGGGAGCTTACCCAGGAATATCAAAAACTGCGCTTGGAACTC GAAACCAAAACTAGTACCTTCGAGAAGGAAAAGGAGAAAATGGACTTGAATTTAACAAAACTTTCCAAGGAAAACAAAGAGATGGTTGTGAAGCTGAGGAGCCTGGAGGAGACAAATAATGCAAATATTAAACTTGTCAATGATTTGAAAACACGGATTGCTGATAACGAGTCCATCCGGGAATCCTTCTCTATGGAACTTGAGgttgccaagaaaaaattaCTCGAAATGAATCAGAGTGCTCAAGTACTCACTTCGGAAACTGAGAAGCTGAGATCAGCTCTG AAAACTAAGGAGTCAAGTTTCCGTTCGGAAAAGGATCGCATGGACGGTACAATTTCTAGTCTTCTGGAGGACAAGCGCAATTTGGAGGAAAAAGTCTGCAACCTCAATGAAATTTTGAAGAAACTTGAGGCCGAACTGGCGATTGTCCATGCATCTGGACTGAAAGCTAATGGAAGCAACTTGTCCTTCGATTCGAATGCATCTACTGGATCGGTGGCATCCACTACGGCTCCAGTAGCCAGAAAGAGTCTAGATCGCAATACAGGTGCCCCCTTGCCGAGA AAATCCATGAGTTCCGAGTTAGAGATCCGCAGAAATCGGCGTATCAGTGTCCATGATGAGAATCGCAGACACTCCTACTGGAATGATGTCCGAGAATCATCCACCATGACGGATCCCGTGG ATAGTAATTGTAGTTGCGCTGAGCTGAACTCCAAATTAGAGACCTGTCAGCGGGAACTTTTTATCCGGGAGAGTCAAGTGACTGCCCTCAACTTGGAGTTGAAGCATCATCCGCTGAAGGAGGAAAATGCCCAGCTAAAGAAGCGGATAATGGTGGAGCAGGAAAAGGCGCGCACTGAGCAAAGGCGGCTAAAACAGAAGATCCACGATCTTAccattaaaataaatgatCTCTCTGAAAAGTGTGGGCTATCCGCTACGGGCCAAGCTATCAGCGCGAAACCCTCTGTGGTCTCCACTCAAACTCAAACCGAATCTGAACTGGAAAAGGTAATAGAGGAGACAACCAAGAAATACCAGGAAACTGTACGCTTATGCCGCTTCCGAGCCGGTATCATAAAGGATCTGGAGGAGAAGCTAAAGCAAAACGAAAATGTTGACACTTCCAACATTTGCTCCCTTACCAATGGCCAAATTAGTTCCCTGAAG GCGCAATGCGAAAGTCAGAAAAAGGAAATGCTCACTCTCAGAGAGAAGTACGAGGCTGCTAAAAAGGTCCTTCAGCTACGCAAGGATGAGATTCTTGAGTTAAGGGCAAAAGTTTCTGGCCAAACAGCCAAATAA